The sequence CAGTACAAATTCTTCTGGATCGGCGGTATTCCCTTCTCATTCTTGAGTAGCGGTTACTCCGAAGTAAAAAGAGTTCAGGCAAGCCCCCCTCCTAACTTGTTCCTTCCAGGTCCCCAACCTCATGAGGAAATCTATAAGTTCTATAATATGGCAGATATTTTCTTCTTCCCTTCAAGACAAGAACTTTTCCCTATGGCACCTATTGAGGCTGCTTCCTGTGGACTCCCTCTCCTCCTTAGAAATCTCAAAGAATACGAAGATATCTTCTTTGACTCCTATATACCTTCTACTGAGGAAGATTTTGCAAATAAAATAGTAAAACTCGCTGAAAATTATGACCTTAGAATGAAAATGTCCCAAAAGGCTATCGCCTTGGCTAATACC comes from Dictyoglomus sp. NZ13-RE01 and encodes:
- a CDS encoding glycosyl transferase family 1, producing QYKFFWIGGIPFSFLSSGYSEVKRVQASPPPNLFLPGPQPHEEIYKFYNMADIFFFPSRQELFPMAPIEAASCGLPLLLRNLKEYEDIFFDSYIPSTEEDFANKIVKLAENYDLRMKMSQKAIALANTYDINKIADQTVKVYKSLLESQ